Part of the Sulfuricurvum kujiense DSM 16994 genome, TGGGTGTAGAGGATTACAATAAACAAAGGAACGGAAGCGATAATGAGAGACCAATATCCGCCATGAGGAATTTTGAGCCAGCAAGAGATGAAGAATATCAAACTTGTGAGTCCTGCGATGATAGAAACTGCCATTTTAAGGTATTGATGTTTATACATGAAAATCATGCTCATCAATATCCCCGTGATACTCATCGCCCCCGCAACCGAGAGACCGTATGCCGCCGCCAGTTTCCCCGATTCACCGAAGATAAAGAGCATCGCGACGACACAGATAAACAAAAACCAGTTGATAGAGCCGACATAGATTTGACTGCGCAGTTCATTGGAGGTATAACTTACATTGAAGTGAGGGAAAATACGGGTGGTCATCGCCTGATAAAGGACAGAAAAAATCCCGCTGATCATCGCCTGAGAAGCGATAATCGTCGCTACGACTGTTAATAGCAACATCGGAACATACAAATCAGGGACGAGGGCATGATAGAGCTCAAAAAACGGACTTTTAGCTGCTTCGGGATGAGAGAGCAAAAATGCCCCTTGCCCGTAATACGACATGAGCAATGCTATCGAGGCAAACAGCCACCCTTTGAGGATCGGAAGACGACCTAAATGCCCCATATCGGCGTATAACGCTTCACCCCCCGTTGCACAAAGCAATACATCAGCTAAAATGATGAATGCGATGTAAGGGTGTTGATAGATAAACTCAATCGCGTAGAGCGGTGAAATCGCCTTTAGCACTTCGGGTGATTGAAGGAGATAATATCCTCCCCCAAATGCAAGAGCGAAAAACCACACGACCATAATCGGACCGAAAGCACTGGCGACCTTTTCAACCCCTTTTTTCTGAACAGCAAAGAGGGCAAACGCGATCCCTGCCGCGATAACGAGTAAGGTTAGTTTCGGCGTATCCTCATATCCGGGGATCAGTGCGATCCCCTCCACGGAACTCAGAATACTAATGGCGGGGGTGATAACCCCATCCCCAATCATCAGTGATATACCGACAAAGCCAAATGCCCCTACCAAGGCGGTGATACGTGCCCCTTTAAGATATGGGAGCAACAGTTGCACCAACACAACCGTCCCCCCTTCACCCCGTTTGGAGAGGCTGGTCGCTAACCATGCGTATTGGACGGTTACCAACATCAGCATCGTCCAAAAGACCATTGATAAGATTTGAAAGATGGTCTCAGTTGTCGGTTGAACCAACAGTAAAATGACGGCAAAGGTATAAATGGGGCTGGTTCCGATGTCTCCATAGACAACTCCCAGTGATTTGATCACCATCATCTCATTTTTGATGCGTTCACGTAACGTCATAACGTCCCTTTAAAGTAGGATTTAAAGGGGTATTATAGGTGCTATAGTATCAGTGAAGTCTCAGGATGTATGCGAGATGTATCAAGAAAGTATAAAGAGCGGTGGCTTTAGCCGATCAATCCGCTTTTGAGAATGATTTGCCATACGAGTGCGGAAGATATCCCGGCGGCAAAACCGGCGATAATATCATCACCCATTACCCCGATTCCCCCTTTTGCTTCGCGATCGATCCGACCGATGATCGAGGGCTTTTTAATATCATAAATTCTAAAAAATATAAAGCTCAGAGCGATTTGTAGGGCGATACCGTTTTCCCAGTGCATCAGCGTCGCCATATCAAATCCGATTCCCGGTGCAATGGAGAGGGCAAACCACATCCCTACCAGCTCGTCGATAACGATGCGGCTGTCATCATGCTCATTGGAAGTACTTTCGTGTTTATCGATACTTTTAATCGCGATCAATGTAATCAGAATCGTCGCCAGAAACAGAGTCTGCGGCCCGAAATAGAGGAGTATCGCGATTCCCAGCGGAAGTGATGCGATGGTCCCCATGGTTCCCGGTGCTTTAGGAAAAAGGCCGCTGTAGCCTACGGTAAGAAAAAACCAATTCAATTTTTGTCCCTTACGTTAATGATGTTGTTTGGTATAGGCGCATTAGTGCGACGTAAAAATCTTTTTCCGTATGCTCTTCAAGCAGGCCGTTAACGGGCATAATGTCATAGTAGAGTTTAGAGAGATTTTTAAATCGGTTGGGATAGAGCGAAGCCACGATCATCGCCGATATCTCTTTGCGTACTAAAACGGCCGGAGGGAGGAGCCCCTGACGCATCAGTTCCAAAATGGATTCAGAGTGATATGAGATGTGGTGGTGATGTCCGTGCGGGCAGGTTTGAATACTTACGAGTGTTTTACATTGATTGCAGTAGACATATTCGCTGGAAATCCCTACTTCGATATCAATACCGATGAGACGGTCTAAAATCGATTTATTGGCATTATGATCGTAATACATCCCGATTCCGGCATGGTTTTGCCCGATCATAAGGCGATCGCATCCGTAGTTTTTAGCCACAATCGCATCGAGGATAACTTCGTTGCTTCCGGCAAATATGTAACTGCTCTCTAACGGTACGATAACGACGCGGTTATGCGGAAGATAGTTATCGATGAAAAATTTTAATGTCTCATAACGCAATTCGTATTTCAAATCGGCATTATTGTAGGGTTTGAGGAGAAAAATAACGATGAGATCGGTGCGTTCCAAACTTTGGCGGATGAGACGTTCATGGGCACGGTGAAGCGGATTGGCAGCCATAAACAATGCGGTCGTGTGCTGCGCACCGATTTGCTCTTTTGCCTGTGCGAGCATTTCCTGAATCGATTGAACGGAGGTAAGATCGATAGAATAGTCGCCGCAGATAGCGTATTTTCCTAATCGTTTATGGGTAGCACTGACGCCGGGGTGTGAAAGATCTTCGGTGCCGTATATCTGGTGCAGCCGTTCACGCGGATCGATGGGATATACTTCATCGACGCATAGCTCTCCTACAATGACGTTATCACAGATCAGATCAAGTATCTCACCTTTAACTGCCGTCGTAAGAATGGTTTCGTTCACTTTTCCGCTGGGGGAGAGAATCAGGGGAAAGGGAAATGTTTTGCCCATAAACATTCCGCTGCTTAAAACCTCTTTGCTCTGCTTTTCGTTCATGAGCGCCGTTACGGGGCTGAGCATGCCGGATTTGAGTAAGGTGAGGGCTGAAACAGCCTCTTGGTCAATGTAGAGGGCTCTATTTTTTCTTGACGATGCCATATTTCTTTCTCTTTTCCCATAAACTTTTGCGTGAAATACCGAGTTTTTTGGAGAGTTCCGTATCCGGAAAACGGTTTTGGAAATGGATCATGATATATTTGACATACTCTTCAATCGGGAGAATCTCTCCTTGGTCGAAGAGGTGGCTTTCACTTTCGATTTCGATCACTTTAAAAGGGAGATTATCGATCGGATCGGTACTGGCGACGATGCATTTTTTTCCGCTAATCAATTCATAAAACGGTTTATGCTCGGACTTTTTGAGATTTTGGAAATCGGTGATAAAAAGGATGGCATCATCGTTTTGTGCCGCAATGTCACTGAACGCTTTAACCGAAGAGAGGGAGATAAACTGAAGCGTTTTGTCGTGATGGGCCGCATAGCGGAAGGCAAAAGCATCGGCGTATTTTTGATACCCGCTGCAAATAAAGAGAGGGAGTTCGACTTTGTCCAGATCCTCATCCATATTGATTGAATTAAAAGTATGCGAGAGATAGCGTTCATACGTTTGATTTTGGCGGCGTAGACGTTCATGATTCTGAAAATGTTGGATTTTACGGATCAGCTCTTCAATCATAAACGGTTTGAGGATGTAATCTTTGGCACCGGCAGCGAGCGGCTTTGATACGGTATCGTTACTGACGTAGCTCACCATCAAAATGACGACGGCATTTTTATACGCCTCTATGACGGGGTAGATGTCTTGACCGCTGATGTTTGTTGAGAGGAGGACGACATCGTACGGTGTTCCGCGAAGCCCCTCTTTGGTAGAACTGGAAATATCACAGTTATGGCTTAGATCACTAAGCTTGGAAGCGATACTTTGCGCTAAATAAATTTCATTTTCGATAATGAGTATGTTCATCCGTTTTTCCAATCAAAATAGTGTACTGATGCGGTGGCTAAAACGCCGACTCCCTCTTTACGGCCGATAAATCCCAAGTGTTCGGTCGTTGTCGCTTTGACATTGAGCCTGGCAGGTGGGATATGAAGCAGTGAGGAGAGGGTGTGGCGCATTGTTTCTTTATAAGGGGCGATTTTCGGTGCTTGGGCGATAATGGTAATATCGGCATGCAGAATAACAAACCCGAAATGGTGGAGCTTTTCGACACAGCGTTGCAATAACAGCTTCGAATCAATATTTTTGTACGACTCGTCGGTATCGGGAAACAGCATGCCGATATCGCCTAAGCATGCCGCACCCAACAGTGCATCAATGAGGGCATGTATAGCCACGTCTCCGTCACTGTGAGCTTTGAATCCGTAGGAGCTTTCAACCTCTACCCCTCCGAGGACCATAGGTTTCCCCTCTTCAAACGGATGGACGTCAAACCCGTTGCCGGTGAAAAGATAAGGACTCGGCGCAGCAAGACACTCCAGTGCCGTGATATCCGAAGCATGGGTGATTTTGGCGGCTCGAGCATCCCCCGGTACAAAATGACGTGTACCCCCGCACGCTACGATTGCACTGCTCTCATCGGTATATTCGGTATCGGTGTCCAATGCGCGGCGAAGGATATCCGTTCGTGAAAGCTGAGGTGTCTGAATCCGTTTAACCTGCTCACGTTCGATAGTTTCTTCTTTGTATGCGACGGTGTCATGGACATCCAAGGCGGGGACAATAGTGTCGGCACGCTCTTTGGATTCCAACAAACGCTGAATAAGATCGGGATCGATACAGGCACGGGCGATATCGGTAACCATTACATATGGGGTTTTAACTTCTTTGAGGGCATTTTTTAGAGATTGCTGACGCGTTGCTCCCCCGGAGACGACGGTAAAGTCGCACATGGATGCGATAAAGGGGATTTCATCCGGATGGGCCGAGAGGATAACCGCGGCATCGGGGAGATGCTCTTTGATACGGTTAGTAACATAAAGCCACAAAGGATCATGACCGATACGTAGCCACTGTTTTTTTACGGGGACTTTGAAACGGCTAGAGTTACCTGCTGCAAGTAAAATAAGCGTCAAATCAGACAAAATGTATCCTATTTTGGAAACTGTTACGAAATTATACACTTAAAAAGCTTTTTTTTATCTTGTTTGCGATAAATTATAGAATAAATCATGAGGGAATAGGGGAGCCTTTTCCTAAATCCTCTTGAAGTTTTTAACTTACATTAAAAGAGAGTCTACCCTTTTAGGGGGTCTTATTTATAAGTCCAAGTAAGCTTTGACAAATTATTCAAGGAGCCAAGAATGAGAACCGAATGGGTCGCCAACAGACAAAACGACACCGTCCGCACTCAGATGTATTATGCCAAGCAAGGGATTATTACGGAAGAGATGGCGTATGTCGCCAAAGTAGAGGAGCTTGATCCTGAATTGGTTCGTTCCGAGGTTGCGCGGGGACGTTTGATTATCCCCGCAAACATCAACCATAAAAATTTAGAACCTATGGCTATCGGAATTGCCGCACGCTGTAAAATCAATGCCAATATCGGTTCGTCCGCCATCGCGTCGGATGTTCAGGGAGAGATCGAAAAAATCCAGGTATCTCAGCACTATAAAGCCGATACGGCGATGGACCTCTCGACGGGGGGAGATCTTGATGAGATTCGACGTGCGGTTATCGCCAATTCCAAAATCCCGATCGGAACAGTTCCGATTTACCAAATTTTGCACGACGTTAACAACAAAATCGAAGATTTGACGATCGAGAAAATGCTCGAAGTATTGGAGCGTCAGGCACAGCAGGGGGTGAGCTATTTTACGATTCACGCCGGATTTTTGCTCGAGACGATGCCGAAAGTCGCCAAACGTAAAATGGGGATCGTCAGCCGCGGCGGATCGTTGATGGCGGCGTGGATGATGCATTATCACCGTGAGAACCCTTTTTATACGGCGTACGATGAGATTCTTGATATTTGTGCCCGTTATGACGTCTCCCTTTCGTTGGGAGACTCTCTACGTCCGGGATGTCTGGCGGATGCTTCGGATGAAGCCCAGCTGGGCGAACTCAAAGTGCTCGGCGAATTGACACTGCGTGCCTGGGAGAAAAATGTTCAGGTCATGATCGAAGGGCCGGGACACGTCCCTCTCAATCAGATCGAGCGCAATATGAAAATTCAGCGCGAATATTGTCACGAAGCGCCGTTTTATATTCTCGGACCGCTCGTAACCGATATCGCGGCAGGGTATGATCATATCAGCTCAGCCATCGGTGCGGCGGTCGGCGGATGGCACGGGGCTTCGATGCTCTGTTACGTTACCCCTAAAGAACATTTGGGTCTACCGAACGCTGAAGACGTCCGTGCGGGGATTATTGCCTATAAGATTGCGGCCCATGCGGCAGATATTGCCCGCGGACGTAAAGGGGCACGTGATATCGACGATGCGATGAGCGATGCGCGTTATGCGTTTGACTGGAACCGTCAGTTTGAGCTGGCACTTGACCCTGAACGGGCACGTGAGTATCATGATGAGACGTTGCCGCAGGATGTCTTTAAAGAGGCGGAATTCTGTTCCATGTGCGGACCGAAATTCTGCTCATACAAAATTACGCAGCAGATTATGGACAATCCCGAAGCGATTGCCCAGATCGCTGCGGAAGTGAAAGCCAAAAATGCAAGTTGAAAATTAAGGAGAATATTTACATGACTGAAGAAATTGTAAAATCGGCATTATCAAAAGTTACCTATCCGGGGTTCACGAAAGACATCGTGACGTTCGGATTCGTTAAAGAGATCAAAATCGACGGAAACATCGTTAATGTAACTGTTGATATCACCTCAAGCGCTCCGGAAGTGGCGCATCAAATTACGCTCGAAGCGACCGAGGAGCTAAAACGCGCCGGAGCCGGTGAGGTCGTGGTCAATATTACCGCTCCTAAAATGCCAAGAGAGAGTTCATCGAAGGGGAAAAACATTGCCCCTCAGGTAAAAAACTTTATCATGGTCAGCTCCGGTAAGGGTGGGGTCGGTAAATCGACGACATCGGTTAACCTTGCGGTAGCGCTTGCGATGCAAGGGAAAAAAGTAGGTCTTCTTGACGCCGATATCTACGGTCCTAACATTCCGAGAATGCTCGGTGTTGAGGGGATCAAACCTGAAGTCGTCGGAAACAAAGTCCTTCCGATCAAAGCGTACGGTATTGAGATGATGTCCATGGGTTCATTGATGGAAGAGGGGCAATCGCTGATCTGGCGCGGTGCGATGATCATGAAAGCGATTGAGCAGTTCTTACGCGATATCATGTGGTCTGATCTGGACTGTCTTGTTATCGATATGCCTCCGGGTACGGGTGATGCTCAGCTTACATTGGCTCAAAGCGTTCCGGTGACGGTAGGTGTTACGGTAACAACCCCTCAAATGGTTTCACTGGACGATTCACGCAGAAGTCTCGATATGTTCAAAAAACTTCATATCCCTATCGCGGGTGTAGTAGAGAACATGAGCGGATTTATTGCGCCGGATACCGGAGTCGAGTATGACATTTTCGGTAAAGGGACATCCAAAGCGATGGCGGATCAGTTTGAGACGTGTATTCTTGCTGAAATTCCGATCGAGCCGGCAATCCGTACGGGCGGTGACGAGGGTAAACCGGTCACCTATTATGCTCCTACGTCTGAAACGGCAAAGCGTTATATGAAAGCGGCGGAAGATCTTTGGGCAACGATTGAGAAAATTAACGAAGAGGGGGGTGTCGATAATCAAGCGATCCAACCCAATACACCTCCGGGCGTATCGGCATGTTCGACTGCCGCTGCTCCGAAACAAGAGACAAGCGGAAGCTGCGGCACCGGCTGCGGCTGTCACTAAAGCAACCTCATACCCCCGAATCCGGGGGGAAACACTCCTTTTTTAACAACTCTAATCTTTTTTTCAGTATAATCGATCTATTTACGTCAATTAAGTCAGGAATAATGAAAAAAGAAAAAACATTTTTTACACTCGTTTTCAGTATTGTAGCGGTGATGGTACTATTTATTGCCGTATTAACGGCCACTTTCCGATATATGGGACTTCAATCGGCAGAAAGTAAGGCTAATTTAGCGGCCCATATCGTTCAAGAATCATTAACGTCCCATATGATTACCGGAAGTTCCGATTACCAAAATGACTTAGTAAAACAAATTGAAACCTTAGAAGGGATGAAAGGGGTATGGATCGTCCGTTCCGATGCCCTAAGCCGCCAGTACGGAAAAGGGATTCATCCCCAAGAAGCGGCAGATGATATCGACCGTGCCGTTTTACGTGACGGAAAAGCGATAAAAAATGTTTCGGGCACATTATTCTCTGATACCCTCTATCGACTTTCGATCCCCTATATTGCAACCGAAAACGGGAAGATCGATTGTTTGAGCTGTCATGATGCAAAAGTCGGCACGGTATTGGGAGCGGTCTCTATTGAGATGGAGATAAACGATCTGAAGATAACCGGATTGATAGCTGCCGCCACTGCTATTATTGTTTTGGTTATTTTAACGATTTACTTGCTCAAAATGATTCGCCATTATATCTCGTCTTACAAAGAGACTTTAGACGAAGTAGCCGTTACAATGGAAAAAGCAGAGGGAGGCGATTACTCTCATCGAGTTGAACAGTCTGAATCTTCGGATGGCTACAAGGCCGCCATGTGGACTAATGCCGTGATGGAAAAACTCGACACGACACTCAGTGAAAGCGGCAGGAAAATGGCTTCACTCATTCGGCTTGACCAGCAAAACAGCGATCCCCTTTATACCCTTCAGATGGGGGTAGATCAACTTTACGAAGTCGAACGTTTCCGGGCGGAAATTGAAAAAGATCAAAATCTCGAAGAAGTTTACGCACGGATCGTTGCGTTGCTTCGTACCCGTTGGAATTTGAGCAATTTTAATATTCTGGAACTCAACCCGCTTAATAAAATAACGCAGGTCGTCCATACGGAAAAAACGCTGCTTTGCGACGCTATAAGTGGCTGTCGGGCTGATCGTACGAGCGGAATGGTGGATTCAAGCGGATGTGAAATCGCATGTCCTAAAATGATTGATCCTGAGGCTCATTATGTCTGCCAAAGCTACTCGATCGTCGATGATCTGGATATCGTTGTCTCGTTGGTTACGTATGAAGCGCGAGAAATAGGAAAGATACGCTTGGCTCTTGAACAATTAGGCAATTACATTAATGCGTCAAAACTGCAAATCATTAATAAAAAGCTGCAGCAGACGGTTCGGATCGATCCGCTTACGCAACTTTATAACCGTGCATACCTTGAAGAGATGACGAAGCTTATCATGGCTCAGTCCACACGGACGATGATACCGTACGGCATTTTGATGATAGATATGGATCAGTTTAATCTGATCAACCATTCCTATGACATCACAGTCGGCGATGAGGTGATTAAGTCTATGGCACATAACATTCTTGAGCATATCCGCCAAGGGGATATGCTCATTCGATACGGCGGTGATACGTTTGCCGTAATTCTTTATGATTATGAGGGTGAAGAAGTGCTTCAGGTGGCCGAAGCGATACGCCTTTCGTTCAAGAAAAAAATCAGAGTCAATACCTATGCTATCCTCAAAACGGTGAGTATCGGAGTTTCATTGTTCCCTGCGCAAACGTCTAATATGCTTGAGGGAGTCGAGTTCGCCAAGAGAGCACTGTTGGAAGCAAAACATCAAGGGGGGAATTCATCTTTGATGTATGACCCGAAATCGATGCCGGTTTAATCTAATGAGCCGGTTTCCCTTTTCTTAGGAAAAGAGATCCTATAAGACGTCTTAGCATCCGTATAACGATCAGCCTTTTATGAATGAGTGATGTGTGTAGCTCTTTATAGGATAAGGAAATTACGGACACTCAAGAGAAAACATACTATGAAGAGAGAAAACAGAAGAATAGATGTTCCTCCTTGCTGAGGAACAATCTTTGGATACCGGAGCGTTAGAATTGATCTCCGCCGCTAAACATACGATCTTCAAATTCGATGACACGGTTACGTCCTGTATGTTTGCCTTCGTATAGGGCGATATCGGCAAATTTTATCACTTTCCATATCGAATCGGCTTGGGTCGGGAAGTGGGCAATCCCGATACTCAATGTTTTTTGAATCGAATCGTTTCCGAACTGGAATTTTTTATCATTGAAAACCGTCCGTATTTTTTCGGCGACTCCCAATGCACCTTCCGGCGTTGTATTGTGAAGCAATACTAAGAATTCCTCTCCGCCGTAACGTACCGGCAGATCCGCTTTTCGAATACTTTGCACTAAAATCTCTGAGAGCGATTTGATAACAACATCTCCTGCATCGTGTCCATACGTATCGTTGACCATTTTAAAGTAATCTATATCGATCATTAAGACGGCATAGGTGATATGAGATCGTGCAGCCTGCTCGGAACTCTTATCGATGAATTCTTCCAAGAAACGGCGGTTATAAAGGCCGGTTGCGCCGTCTCTGAGGGAAGAATCCCGGAGTTTATCCATAAGGCTTCGGCTCTCGATGACCGCTTTTGCCGCTTCGAAATAGTTTCGGATACTCGGCAATGCGAGGTTCATTCTCTCAATGGTTTCCGTATCTTTGGCTGAATAGGAGAGAATCAACGACAAATCGTCATTAATATTGAACGGAATACACGAGTACTCTTTATCTTCCGCACAATTGGCACAGATATTCGGGAAATCGGTAGAATAAACGTCACTGGCGGTTCTGTAACCTCTGCATTCGTTGGCATCTTTATCCACGCTTGGGAGACAAAAACTTTTATGATCGGTGATATGTATGAGTTTTCGCTCTTTGGAGTTTTTATCCACTTCATAGAGGGCAAAATGTTCGAA contains:
- a CDS encoding Mrp/NBP35 family ATP-binding protein, with protein sequence MTEEIVKSALSKVTYPGFTKDIVTFGFVKEIKIDGNIVNVTVDITSSAPEVAHQITLEATEELKRAGAGEVVVNITAPKMPRESSSKGKNIAPQVKNFIMVSSGKGGVGKSTTSVNLAVALAMQGKKVGLLDADIYGPNIPRMLGVEGIKPEVVGNKVLPIKAYGIEMMSMGSLMEEGQSLIWRGAMIMKAIEQFLRDIMWSDLDCLVIDMPPGTGDAQLTLAQSVPVTVGVTVTTPQMVSLDDSRRSLDMFKKLHIPIAGVVENMSGFIAPDTGVEYDIFGKGTSKAMADQFETCILAEIPIEPAIRTGGDEGKPVTYYAPTSETAKRYMKAAEDLWATIEKINEEGGVDNQAIQPNTPPGVSACSTAAAPKQETSGSCGTGCGCH
- a CDS encoding response regulator, which encodes MNILIIENEIYLAQSIASKLSDLSHNCDISSSTKEGLRGTPYDVVLLSTNISGQDIYPVIEAYKNAVVILMVSYVSNDTVSKPLAAGAKDYILKPFMIEELIRKIQHFQNHERLRRQNQTYERYLSHTFNSINMDEDLDKVELPLFICSGYQKYADAFAFRYAAHHDKTLQFISLSSVKAFSDIAAQNDDAILFITDFQNLKKSEHKPFYELISGKKCIVASTDPIDNLPFKVIEIESESHLFDQGEILPIEEYVKYIMIHFQNRFPDTELSKKLGISRKSLWEKRKKYGIVKKK
- a CDS encoding sulfate adenylyltransferase; the encoded protein is MASSRKNRALYIDQEAVSALTLLKSGMLSPVTALMNEKQSKEVLSSGMFMGKTFPFPLILSPSGKVNETILTTAVKGEILDLICDNVIVGELCVDEVYPIDPRERLHQIYGTEDLSHPGVSATHKRLGKYAICGDYSIDLTSVQSIQEMLAQAKEQIGAQHTTALFMAANPLHRAHERLIRQSLERTDLIVIFLLKPYNNADLKYELRYETLKFFIDNYLPHNRVVIVPLESSYIFAGSNEVILDAIVAKNYGCDRLMIGQNHAGIGMYYDHNANKSILDRLIGIDIEVGISSEYVYCNQCKTLVSIQTCPHGHHHHISYHSESILELMRQGLLPPAVLVRKEISAMIVASLYPNRFKNLSKLYYDIMPVNGLLEEHTEKDFYVALMRLYQTTSLT
- a CDS encoding bifunctional 2-C-methyl-D-erythritol 4-phosphate cytidylyltransferase/2-C-methyl-D-erythritol 2,4-cyclodiphosphate synthase → MSDLTLILLAAGNSSRFKVPVKKQWLRIGHDPLWLYVTNRIKEHLPDAAVILSAHPDEIPFIASMCDFTVVSGGATRQQSLKNALKEVKTPYVMVTDIARACIDPDLIQRLLESKERADTIVPALDVHDTVAYKEETIEREQVKRIQTPQLSRTDILRRALDTDTEYTDESSAIVACGGTRHFVPGDARAAKITHASDITALECLAAPSPYLFTGNGFDVHPFEEGKPMVLGGVEVESSYGFKAHSDGDVAIHALIDALLGAACLGDIGMLFPDTDESYKNIDSKLLLQRCVEKLHHFGFVILHADITIIAQAPKIAPYKETMRHTLSSLLHIPPARLNVKATTTEHLGFIGRKEGVGVLATASVHYFDWKNG
- a CDS encoding KUP/HAK/KT family potassium transporter, producing the protein MTLRERIKNEMMVIKSLGVVYGDIGTSPIYTFAVILLLVQPTTETIFQILSMVFWTMLMLVTVQYAWLATSLSKRGEGGTVVLVQLLLPYLKGARITALVGAFGFVGISLMIGDGVITPAISILSSVEGIALIPGYEDTPKLTLLVIAAGIAFALFAVQKKGVEKVASAFGPIMVVWFFALAFGGGYYLLQSPEVLKAISPLYAIEFIYQHPYIAFIILADVLLCATGGEALYADMGHLGRLPILKGWLFASIALLMSYYGQGAFLLSHPEAAKSPFFELYHALVPDLYVPMLLLTVVATIIASQAMISGIFSVLYQAMTTRIFPHFNVSYTSNELRSQIYVGSINWFLFICVVAMLFIFGESGKLAAAYGLSVAGAMSITGILMSMIFMYKHQYLKMAVSIIAGLTSLIFFISCWLKIPHGGYWSLIIASVPLFIVILYTQGQKRLYASFIPIDKELFLSEYLKRYALGFHVEGTALFFARNADAIPAYISKTMFQNGIIYERNIIVTVHPSYEPHGVTSELSPLGEGLDLLSIRSGYMETLNVEKILRERNIDERTIFYGDEEIVSDSLVWKIFALIKDISPNFVSFYHFPHEKLIGVARRAEI
- a CDS encoding GGDEF domain-containing protein is translated as MKKEKTFFTLVFSIVAVMVLFIAVLTATFRYMGLQSAESKANLAAHIVQESLTSHMITGSSDYQNDLVKQIETLEGMKGVWIVRSDALSRQYGKGIHPQEAADDIDRAVLRDGKAIKNVSGTLFSDTLYRLSIPYIATENGKIDCLSCHDAKVGTVLGAVSIEMEINDLKITGLIAAATAIIVLVILTIYLLKMIRHYISSYKETLDEVAVTMEKAEGGDYSHRVEQSESSDGYKAAMWTNAVMEKLDTTLSESGRKMASLIRLDQQNSDPLYTLQMGVDQLYEVERFRAEIEKDQNLEEVYARIVALLRTRWNLSNFNILELNPLNKITQVVHTEKTLLCDAISGCRADRTSGMVDSSGCEIACPKMIDPEAHYVCQSYSIVDDLDIVVSLVTYEAREIGKIRLALEQLGNYINASKLQIINKKLQQTVRIDPLTQLYNRAYLEEMTKLIMAQSTRTMIPYGILMIDMDQFNLINHSYDITVGDEVIKSMAHNILEHIRQGDMLIRYGGDTFAVILYDYEGEEVLQVAEAIRLSFKKKIRVNTYAILKTVSIGVSLFPAQTSNMLEGVEFAKRALLEAKHQGGNSSLMYDPKSMPV
- a CDS encoding phosphatidylglycerophosphatase A family protein, with amino-acid sequence MNWFFLTVGYSGLFPKAPGTMGTIASLPLGIAILLYFGPQTLFLATILITLIAIKSIDKHESTSNEHDDSRIVIDELVGMWFALSIAPGIGFDMATLMHWENGIALQIALSFIFFRIYDIKKPSIIGRIDREAKGGIGVMGDDIIAGFAAGISSALVWQIILKSGLIG
- the thiC gene encoding phosphomethylpyrimidine synthase ThiC, yielding MRTEWVANRQNDTVRTQMYYAKQGIITEEMAYVAKVEELDPELVRSEVARGRLIIPANINHKNLEPMAIGIAARCKINANIGSSAIASDVQGEIEKIQVSQHYKADTAMDLSTGGDLDEIRRAVIANSKIPIGTVPIYQILHDVNNKIEDLTIEKMLEVLERQAQQGVSYFTIHAGFLLETMPKVAKRKMGIVSRGGSLMAAWMMHYHRENPFYTAYDEILDICARYDVSLSLGDSLRPGCLADASDEAQLGELKVLGELTLRAWEKNVQVMIEGPGHVPLNQIERNMKIQREYCHEAPFYILGPLVTDIAAGYDHISSAIGAAVGGWHGASMLCYVTPKEHLGLPNAEDVRAGIIAYKIAAHAADIARGRKGARDIDDAMSDARYAFDWNRQFELALDPERAREYHDETLPQDVFKEAEFCSMCGPKFCSYKITQQIMDNPEAIAQIAAEVKAKNAS